A DNA window from Aphis gossypii isolate Hap1 unplaced genomic scaffold, ASM2018417v2 Contig00063, whole genome shotgun sequence contains the following coding sequences:
- the LOC126553069 gene encoding LOW QUALITY PROTEIN: uncharacterized protein LOC126553069 (The sequence of the model RefSeq protein was modified relative to this genomic sequence to represent the inferred CDS: inserted 4 bases in 2 codons) — protein sequence MDLAVFKSVKTTWDQRLCTWNRHHYGQKLPKQELSRIICNIWATLDKQIIKNGFKKAGIYPYNYNAIDSTQFDPLSLSRWNLRNTVENNNQTDINQPSTSEESANNTPEQSTNNTTAQFTDINTFEEMLLNSMKQIPIENTKRRQVSSGASVITSEEAITILREKDLEKSKPKNNKRKKQADEVPVNETHIADINTEYIIEQNLDSFDEDLDLNFSLVSEDNDLLNELQREEENLADERYLFRTTNXIGDWILVNIXVKEKSSNVKHYVGIIKEISDDNNMLKVRFVKLKSEDKNSTTFVYPIADDIDNVSDSNVVCCLPQPTVGRRSQLIFGITFSQYNLKK from the exons ATGGATTTGGCAGTGTTTAAATCGGTGAAGACCACATGGGACCAACGTTTATGCACCTGGAATAGACATCACTATGGACAAAAGTTACCAAAACAAGAATTGTCAAGGATTATATGCAATATCTGGGCAACTCTagacaaacaaattataaaaaatggatttaaaaaaGCAGGAATTTATCCTTATAACTATAATGCAATTGATTCAACACAGTTTGATCCTTTAAGTCTTTCCAGATGGAATTTAAGAAATacagttgaaaataataaccaaactGATATTAATCAGCCATCAACCTCTGAAGAATCTGCAAATAATACACCTGAACAATCTACTAATAATACAACTGCACAATTTAcagatattaatacatttgaagAAATGTTACTAAATTCCATGAAGCAAATCcctattgaaaatacaaaaagaaGACAAGTATCTAGTGGAGCCTCAGTTATCACATCTGAAGAagcaattactattttaagagAAAAAGACTTAGAAAAGAgcaaaccaaaaaataataaaagaaagaaACAAGCTGATGAAGTCCCAGTCAATGAAACCCATATTGCAGACATAAATAcagaatatataattgaacaaaatttGGATTCATTTGATGAAGACTTGGAtctaaatttttcattagttaGTGaagataatgatttattgaatGAACTGCAAAGAGAAGAAGAAAATTTAGCTGATGAACGCTATCTATTTCGCACAACAAA TATTGGAGATTggatattagtaaatat tgtaaaagaGAAATCTTCAAATGTGAAGCATTATGTtggtattattaaagaaattagtgatgataataatatgcttaaagTCAGATTTGTCAAGTTAAAATCTGAAGACAAAAACTCTACCACATTCGTCTATCCAATTGCTGATGATATTGATAATGTTTCTGACTCAAATGTTGTTTGTTGTTTACCTCAGCCTACAGTGGGTAGAAGATCTCAACTTATATTTGGAATTACATTTAGTCAATATAACCTAAAAAAGTAA